One window of Alteromonas sp. LMIT006 genomic DNA carries:
- the coaE gene encoding dephospho-CoA kinase (Dephospho-CoA kinase (CoaE) performs the final step in coenzyme A biosynthesis.), whose amino-acid sequence MSVPIIGLTGGIGSGKSFVAECFAQHGIDIVDADVVAREVVGPGTEGLAKLVAYFGKDILDDQNTLDRAKLRKIVFVSPEKTQWLNETLHPLIRDKMKQSLTQASSSYVLFVVPLLYENKLYEWCDRICVVDLPESQQLSRASARDNNSEEQIKHIMANQCSRNERLSIAHDVIDNSKNKIDTAKQVEFLHNVYKNLRYDLKKS is encoded by the coding sequence ATGTCGGTACCGATTATTGGTCTAACCGGAGGAATTGGCAGTGGTAAGAGTTTTGTTGCTGAATGCTTTGCCCAACACGGTATTGATATTGTCGATGCCGATGTCGTTGCCAGAGAAGTAGTGGGCCCTGGAACTGAGGGATTAGCAAAGTTGGTTGCCTATTTTGGTAAAGATATCCTTGATGATCAGAATACGCTTGACCGAGCGAAGTTAAGAAAAATCGTCTTTGTTTCTCCTGAAAAGACTCAGTGGTTGAATGAAACCTTACATCCACTGATTAGAGATAAGATGAAGCAGTCTTTAACACAAGCTAGTTCAAGTTATGTATTGTTTGTAGTCCCTCTACTGTATGAAAACAAATTATACGAATGGTGTGACCGAATATGTGTAGTTGATTTGCCAGAATCCCAACAGTTATCTCGAGCAAGTGCTAGGGATAACAATTCGGAAGAGCAGATCAAACACATCATGGCCAACCAGTGTTCAAGAAATGAACGGCTATCCATTGCACACGACGTCATTGATAATAGTAAAAATAAGATAGATACAGCAAAACAAGTAGAATTTTTACACAATGTTTACAAAAATCTTCGTTATGACTTGAAAAAGTCATAA
- the zapD gene encoding cell division protein ZapD produces the protein MNQANFEFPLNEKVRNYLRVEHMFNSIADLESCCAKNNEVTFLRNLFQLLDLIERVDLKSELIRDLNIYTQHLNHWLTFPNVNKDKLNTALDEVTQTIEALNTSPRIGCSLKQDRFLSAIRQRFSIPGATCSFDLPKLHFWLNQSSESKIKQMQDWLAPMRLLQESIRLVLTFIRQRKPLEDVTATNGFYQGVADNKVELIRIEYSHTLDYYPTLSGNKYRYAVRFIRFNDDNQPENDNNKDISFKLASC, from the coding sequence ATGAATCAGGCCAACTTTGAGTTCCCACTCAATGAAAAAGTCCGTAATTATTTAAGAGTTGAACATATGTTCAATTCTATTGCAGACCTTGAATCTTGTTGCGCCAAAAACAATGAAGTGACTTTTCTACGCAATTTATTTCAACTACTTGATTTGATAGAAAGAGTGGATCTGAAAAGTGAATTGATTAGAGACCTTAATATTTATACTCAACATTTAAATCATTGGCTGACCTTTCCCAACGTAAATAAAGATAAACTCAACACCGCGCTTGATGAGGTAACCCAAACAATTGAAGCCTTAAACACCTCACCTCGTATCGGCTGCAGTCTCAAGCAAGACAGATTTTTATCTGCAATCCGCCAACGCTTTTCTATCCCAGGAGCGACTTGTAGCTTTGACTTACCAAAACTGCATTTTTGGTTAAATCAATCCTCTGAATCAAAAATTAAACAAATGCAAGATTGGTTAGCCCCCATGCGACTCCTACAAGAATCGATTCGCCTAGTGTTGACATTTATTCGGCAGCGAAAACCGTTAGAAGACGTTACCGCGACGAATGGCTTTTATCAAGGTGTTGCAGACAACAAGGTTGAGTTGATTCGGATTGAGTACAGCCATACTCTAGACTATTATCCAACATTAAGTGGCAATAAATACAGGTACGCTGTAAGATTTATTCGCTTTAATGATGACAATCAGCCCGAAAACGATAATAATAAAGACATCTCTTTTAAACTTGCGAGCTGTTAA
- a CDS encoding TIGR02281 family clan AA aspartic protease has product MRILSSCSTWIQAEGEANLKEESNPQKSSISGVFVIGAWLSILFILVIIYSEYLAKQRHPNIDSEAVSDSSGYTLVLQQNRQGHYLLDGLINGEKVTFLLDTGATSVSIPAHLATRLGLESGRPFPVMTANGTVTVYETKVPTLILGNIPFNNVQAHLNPGMRSDKILLGMNVLKDLQFTQTNQQLTITIPR; this is encoded by the coding sequence ATGCGTATTTTATCGTCATGTTCAACTTGGATACAAGCAGAAGGGGAAGCGAACTTGAAGGAAGAATCCAATCCACAAAAATCATCTATAAGTGGTGTGTTTGTTATCGGAGCCTGGCTTAGCATTCTCTTTATATTGGTGATTATTTATTCAGAATATCTTGCCAAACAACGTCACCCCAACATAGATTCTGAGGCGGTATCCGATTCATCAGGGTATACTTTGGTCTTGCAACAAAATAGACAAGGCCATTATTTATTGGACGGCTTGATCAATGGTGAAAAGGTCACATTTCTACTTGATACCGGTGCTACAAGCGTATCAATTCCAGCACATCTTGCCACAAGATTAGGCTTAGAATCGGGTAGACCGTTTCCTGTTATGACAGCCAATGGCACAGTTACAGTGTATGAAACTAAAGTGCCAACACTTATCCTTGGTAATATTCCATTCAATAATGTGCAAGCTCACTTAAACCCAGGCATGCGCAGTGACAAAATATTATTAGGCATGAATGTCCTAAAAGATTTACAATTCACCCAGACCAATCAGCAACTCACAATTACAATTCCACGATGA
- a CDS encoding type II secretion system F family protein — translation MAQSSFMYYWQGADRRGNKVKGKLTAASPKDVKLILRKQGISAQHIKLVKKSWLSVAKDKLNSEDICVLTRQIATMLNAGISIMQTLDMLAKGHAKAEARDVLRSIASEVKAGNPLSVALRKYPKHFGDLYCDLVASGEQSGALEQIFERIALYQEKAEALKSKIIKAMFYPIAVVVVALIVTTILLIYVVPQFQDIFASFGAELPVFTQLVLNISQFLQDYGFAILISFIACFWGSKKSIERSPAVADKVDAQILKLPIVGEILEKAAIARFARTLATTFAAGVPFIQALDSAAGAAGNAIYRDAIQFVKKEVSGGSQMHIAMRATTLFPDMVVQMIAIGEESGSVDDMLGKISDIYERQVEDMVDGLTSLLEPLIMAVLGVVIGGLIVAMYLPIFQMGNVV, via the coding sequence ATGGCCCAGTCTTCATTTATGTATTATTGGCAAGGCGCTGACCGTCGCGGTAATAAAGTAAAAGGAAAATTGACCGCCGCCTCGCCCAAAGACGTCAAACTCATATTACGCAAGCAAGGGATCAGTGCGCAACACATTAAATTAGTCAAAAAATCTTGGCTCTCAGTTGCTAAAGATAAACTCAATTCAGAAGATATCTGTGTCCTCACTCGACAAATAGCCACAATGCTCAATGCTGGTATAAGCATTATGCAGACACTCGATATGTTAGCTAAAGGCCATGCAAAAGCAGAAGCCCGAGACGTATTACGGAGCATCGCTAGTGAGGTCAAAGCGGGGAATCCGCTTAGTGTCGCTTTGCGCAAATACCCCAAACACTTTGGTGACCTATATTGTGATTTGGTAGCAAGTGGTGAGCAATCCGGTGCACTGGAGCAGATTTTTGAACGCATCGCACTTTATCAAGAAAAAGCAGAAGCCTTAAAATCTAAAATAATAAAAGCCATGTTCTACCCTATTGCGGTTGTGGTCGTCGCATTGATTGTCACAACGATTTTATTGATTTACGTGGTGCCGCAATTCCAGGATATTTTTGCTAGCTTTGGCGCAGAACTTCCTGTTTTTACACAATTGGTATTAAATATATCCCAATTTTTGCAAGATTACGGCTTTGCCATTTTAATCAGTTTTATTGCTTGTTTTTGGGGGAGCAAAAAAAGTATAGAGCGTTCACCTGCTGTGGCAGATAAAGTCGATGCTCAAATATTAAAACTCCCTATTGTCGGCGAAATCCTAGAAAAAGCCGCCATTGCTCGCTTTGCCAGAACCTTAGCCACCACTTTTGCCGCGGGTGTGCCTTTTATTCAAGCTTTAGATTCAGCGGCTGGGGCAGCTGGCAATGCCATCTACCGCGATGCTATTCAATTTGTTAAAAAAGAGGTATCAGGTGGTTCGCAAATGCACATTGCAATGCGAGCGACGACCTTGTTTCCTGATATGGTCGTGCAGATGATTGCTATCGGTGAAGAATCAGGATCTGTCGATGACATGCTAGGAAAAATATCAGATATTTACGAGCGCCAAGTGGAGGATATGGTAGATGGTTTAACCAGTTTATTAGAGCCCCTAATCATGGCTGTGTTGGGCGTCGTTATCGGTGGCTTAATCGTTGCGATGTATTTGCCTATCTTCCAAATGGGCAATGTGGTATAA
- the nadC gene encoding carboxylating nicotinate-nucleotide diphosphorylase, whose product MSTNLKAKYPQHLATDELISIDVIHNNVAGALAEDLGITSSAAFASDWLLQDVTAQLIAPDTVKTAHVICRDRATIAGCAWVAHCFELCDPNAEVSFHVADGDIVEPDTLLFTIKGNARALLTAERTALNFLQMLSATATQTAHYVDLVGDNSLRILDTRKTIPHLRLAQKYAVQCGGGQNHRIGLYDAFLIKENHIFACGGIAPAISQARHNHPELPVEVEVENLDEFEQALEAGADIVMLDNFSTKQIQEAVALNDGRCKLEVSGNITAERIAELSSTGVDFISSGALTKNILAVDLSLRIID is encoded by the coding sequence ATGAGCACTAATTTAAAAGCAAAGTATCCACAGCATTTGGCAACTGACGAATTGATTTCAATTGATGTAATCCACAACAACGTTGCCGGTGCATTAGCTGAAGATCTCGGAATAACATCTAGCGCTGCATTTGCATCTGATTGGTTATTACAAGATGTCACAGCACAATTGATTGCGCCCGATACGGTAAAAACCGCTCATGTGATTTGTCGTGATCGCGCCACTATTGCTGGCTGTGCTTGGGTTGCTCATTGCTTTGAGCTGTGCGACCCCAACGCCGAAGTAAGCTTTCATGTTGCCGACGGTGACATCGTTGAACCTGATACATTATTATTTACAATCAAGGGCAATGCTCGAGCGTTATTAACCGCCGAACGTACTGCGTTGAATTTTTTACAAATGCTCAGCGCTACGGCAACACAAACTGCGCACTATGTCGATTTGGTTGGCGATAATTCACTGCGCATTTTGGACACGCGTAAAACCATTCCTCATTTGCGTTTGGCACAAAAATACGCGGTGCAATGCGGCGGTGGTCAAAATCATCGCATTGGTCTGTATGACGCCTTCCTGATCAAAGAAAATCACATTTTTGCCTGCGGTGGTATTGCACCAGCAATCTCTCAAGCTCGCCACAATCACCCTGAGCTTCCTGTCGAAGTCGAAGTAGAGAACTTAGACGAGTTTGAGCAAGCCCTTGAGGCAGGTGCAGACATCGTCATGCTTGATAATTTCTCAACAAAACAGATCCAAGAGGCAGTAGCACTTAACGACGGTCGCTGTAAACTAGAAGTCTCAGGTAACATTACTGCCGAGCGAATTGCAGAGCTCAGTTCAACTGGCGTGGATTTTATATCCAGTGGCGCTTTGACCAAGAATATTCTCGCTGTGGATTTGTCTTTGCGTATCATCGACTGA
- the ampD gene encoding 1,6-anhydro-N-acetylmuramyl-L-alanine amidase AmpD, which produces MIYPLADVKLSPYQNARPDHTDVSLLVIHNISLPPRLYGGHYIDDLFLGKLSSEDHPFFGQIKGLQVSAHACIRRDGRVTQYVPFDKKAWHAGVSSFQGRKACNDFSIGIELEGCDDMPYTSEQYSALVELSVFIQTHFSAISIGRIVGHNDIAFGRKTDPGFAFDWARYRQALQAKHQHSHVAMESLT; this is translated from the coding sequence ATGATCTATCCTCTGGCTGATGTGAAGCTTTCTCCATATCAAAATGCAAGGCCTGACCATACCGACGTATCATTGTTGGTGATTCATAATATCAGTCTGCCTCCTCGCTTATACGGCGGTCACTACATAGATGATTTATTTTTAGGTAAACTTTCATCAGAGGATCATCCTTTTTTTGGGCAAATTAAAGGATTACAAGTCTCTGCACATGCTTGTATTCGTCGTGATGGGCGCGTCACGCAATATGTCCCTTTTGATAAAAAGGCCTGGCATGCTGGAGTCTCCTCGTTTCAAGGTCGCAAGGCTTGTAATGATTTTAGTATTGGTATTGAATTGGAGGGATGTGATGACATGCCGTATACATCAGAGCAATATTCAGCATTGGTGGAGTTGAGTGTTTTTATTCAAACGCATTTTTCAGCCATATCCATTGGACGAATTGTTGGGCATAATGACATAGCGTTTGGACGAAAGACCGACCCAGGTTTTGCCTTTGACTGGGCTAGATATCGGCAGGCATTACAAGCAAAACATCAACATTCACACGTTGCGATGGAATCTCTCACATGA
- the yacG gene encoding DNA gyrase inhibitor YacG, which yields MHVNCPTCQTSVEWSKAFTYRPFCSKTCQLIDLGEWADEEKTIPCGASKDHQANIIPNEEDIEAFLAQQEDTFFKE from the coding sequence ATGCACGTCAACTGTCCAACATGCCAAACTTCGGTAGAATGGAGTAAGGCATTTACTTATCGCCCTTTTTGTTCGAAGACATGTCAATTAATTGACCTGGGTGAATGGGCAGATGAAGAAAAAACCATTCCATGTGGTGCATCAAAAGACCATCAAGCCAATATTATACCCAATGAGGAAGATATTGAGGCCTTTTTAGCTCAGCAAGAAGACACTTTTTTTAAAGAATAA
- a CDS encoding prepilin-type N-terminal cleavage/methylation domain-containing protein has translation MNTLFTSKNNLGFTLIELMIVVAIIGILAAIALPAYSNYTNKAEFTEVTQATAAAKTAVGVCVQVTGATTNCNGSSNGIPDNITTGDVTVTTTAGVILATHDLGTYTLTPTVATNGRVTWGAVCNPATLC, from the coding sequence ATGAACACTTTATTCACTAGCAAAAACAACCTGGGTTTTACCTTAATTGAATTAATGATTGTGGTCGCAATTATCGGCATACTCGCCGCTATTGCACTGCCTGCCTATAGTAACTACACGAACAAAGCTGAATTTACCGAGGTCACTCAGGCTACAGCTGCGGCCAAGACAGCCGTCGGAGTCTGTGTCCAAGTAACTGGAGCAACAACAAATTGCAACGGTTCATCTAACGGGATTCCAGATAATATCACTACTGGTGATGTAACCGTCACTACAACAGCTGGTGTCATTCTTGCTACCCATGATTTAGGTACGTACACATTGACTCCAACTGTTGCAACTAATGGTCGTGTTACTTGGGGAGCCGTTTGTAACCCTGCAACCTTATGCTAA
- the mutT gene encoding 8-oxo-dGTP diphosphatase MutT, with amino-acid sequence MTQSSSDIDVAVGVILRDGACYITKRSETQHQGGKWEFPGGKLEGDETPFNALVRELREEVGISILDGEAQFVITFEYPEKTVHLHVFWVHLFNGEPESKEGLEGRWVALSELPSLTFPEANQPIIDSLLELTK; translated from the coding sequence ATGACTCAATCTTCATCTGACATCGATGTTGCGGTTGGGGTGATCCTCAGAGATGGTGCTTGCTATATCACTAAGCGCTCTGAGACGCAACATCAAGGCGGTAAGTGGGAATTTCCTGGCGGTAAATTAGAGGGCGATGAAACCCCTTTCAATGCCTTGGTTCGTGAACTCAGAGAGGAAGTAGGGATCAGCATTCTGGATGGTGAAGCTCAGTTTGTGATTACTTTTGAGTATCCTGAGAAGACGGTTCACTTACACGTTTTTTGGGTACACTTATTCAATGGTGAACCTGAATCAAAAGAAGGGCTAGAGGGACGTTGGGTGGCGTTGAGTGAACTACCATCCTTGACATTCCCCGAGGCCAACCAACCAATCATAGATAGCTTACTGGAACTTACCAAATAA
- the secA gene encoding preprotein translocase subunit SecA has translation MFSSIARKIFGSRNDRILKQVNKRVKLINQLEAELEALSDEELKGKTTFFKQALAEGKTLDDILVEAFAVVREASKRVYGMRHFDVQMTGGVILHEGKIAEMRTGEGKTLTATTATYLNALTGKGVHVITVNDYLAKRDADGLRLLFSFLGLTVGCNIPGMSQQEKVEAYACDVTYGTNNEFGFDYLRDNMAYSPEHRVQRGLYHAVIDEVDSILIDEARTPLIISGAAEDSSALYKQINALVPKLVQQEKEDTEEEVGEGHYTVDEKAKQVYLTEKGQIYVEELMIQAGILKEGDSLFASANIALLQHVNAALKAHKIFVKDVDYIVKDEEIVIVDEHTGRTMEGRRWSEGLHQAVEAKEGVKIQNENQTLASITFQNYFRLYEKLSGMTGTADTEAFEFQHIYGLETVVIPTNKPMVRKDLSDLIYRTAGEKYLAIVEDIKECVKRGQPVLVGTISIENSELLSSVLKKEKIKHKVLNAKFHAQEAEIVAQAGMPAAVTIATNMAGRGTDIVLGGNLQAELEGVTDEAKRQKLTEAWQERHAAVLEAGGLHIIGTERHESRRIDNQLRGRSGRQGDAGSSRFYLSLDDPLMRIFASEKMGAMMQRLGMEEGEAIEHPWVTRAIENAQRKVETRNFDIRKQLLEYDDVANDQRKVIYEQRNELLEDGDMGETIAAIRNDVVNDIISEYIPPESLEEMWDVPGLEERLRADFQVELPLQQWLDEDDKLFEEKLREKIHAEIDAAYQAKVDMVGEDVMRQFEKAVMLQSLDNHWKEHLAAMDYLRQGIHLRGYAQKNPKQEYKRESFELFAAMLDNLKAEVISLLSKVKVQAQEDVDAVERQRAEQAAKATKTNEDNQPAGTVRVGNRTEPKVGRNEPCPCGSGKKYKQCCGKL, from the coding sequence ATGTTTTCATCAATCGCACGGAAAATTTTTGGCAGTCGTAACGATCGCATTCTCAAACAAGTAAACAAACGCGTTAAGTTAATTAACCAACTTGAAGCTGAGTTAGAGGCTTTATCAGATGAAGAGCTAAAGGGTAAAACCACGTTTTTTAAACAAGCTTTAGCTGAGGGCAAAACCTTAGATGACATTCTTGTAGAGGCATTTGCTGTGGTTCGTGAAGCCAGTAAACGCGTTTACGGTATGCGTCATTTTGATGTGCAGATGACCGGTGGTGTGATTTTGCACGAAGGTAAGATTGCTGAAATGCGTACCGGTGAAGGTAAAACGTTAACTGCAACTACGGCGACTTATCTCAATGCCTTGACCGGTAAAGGTGTCCATGTCATTACAGTCAATGATTACCTTGCCAAACGTGATGCGGATGGATTGCGTCTGTTATTTTCATTCCTCGGTTTAACCGTCGGCTGTAATATTCCAGGTATGTCTCAGCAAGAAAAAGTTGAGGCATACGCGTGTGATGTAACTTACGGCACAAATAACGAATTTGGCTTTGATTACCTTCGCGATAATATGGCATATAGTCCTGAACATAGAGTTCAACGCGGTTTGTATCATGCTGTTATCGATGAGGTGGATTCGATTTTAATTGATGAAGCAAGAACGCCTCTAATTATATCTGGTGCAGCTGAAGACAGTTCTGCGCTGTATAAGCAAATTAATGCTTTGGTTCCTAAACTTGTTCAGCAGGAAAAAGAAGATACTGAAGAAGAAGTTGGTGAAGGTCATTACACGGTAGATGAGAAAGCTAAACAAGTTTATTTGACTGAAAAAGGTCAAATATACGTTGAAGAACTCATGATTCAAGCAGGCATATTAAAAGAAGGTGACTCTTTATTTGCTTCTGCGAATATTGCCTTATTACAACACGTTAACGCAGCTCTTAAAGCGCATAAAATCTTTGTCAAGGATGTGGACTACATTGTCAAAGACGAAGAAATTGTGATTGTCGATGAACACACTGGCCGTACGATGGAAGGACGTCGTTGGTCTGAAGGTTTACATCAAGCCGTAGAAGCGAAAGAAGGCGTAAAGATCCAAAACGAAAATCAGACTCTTGCATCTATTACTTTCCAAAATTACTTCCGACTGTACGAAAAACTCAGTGGTATGACAGGGACTGCAGATACTGAAGCGTTTGAATTTCAGCACATTTATGGTTTAGAAACGGTTGTTATCCCAACCAATAAGCCTATGGTCCGCAAAGACTTGTCCGATTTGATTTATCGCACAGCGGGCGAAAAATATTTAGCGATTGTTGAAGACATCAAAGAATGTGTGAAACGAGGTCAGCCAGTCTTGGTAGGCACGATTTCGATTGAAAATTCAGAGCTATTGTCTTCTGTTCTCAAAAAAGAAAAAATCAAACACAAGGTCCTCAATGCCAAGTTTCATGCGCAAGAGGCTGAAATTGTCGCCCAAGCTGGGATGCCAGCAGCTGTAACCATTGCCACAAATATGGCTGGTCGTGGCACTGACATTGTATTAGGTGGTAATTTACAAGCTGAGCTAGAAGGTGTGACTGATGAAGCTAAACGTCAAAAGTTGACCGAAGCCTGGCAGGAGCGTCATGCAGCGGTGCTAGAAGCCGGCGGCCTGCATATCATTGGTACCGAACGCCATGAATCACGGCGCATCGATAATCAGTTGCGAGGCCGTTCAGGACGGCAAGGTGATGCGGGGTCTTCGCGCTTTTATTTGTCTTTAGACGATCCGTTGATGCGTATTTTTGCATCCGAAAAAATGGGCGCAATGATGCAACGTCTTGGTATGGAAGAAGGGGAAGCGATTGAGCATCCTTGGGTAACTCGAGCCATTGAAAATGCCCAACGCAAAGTCGAAACGCGTAACTTTGATATTCGCAAACAGCTTTTGGAATATGATGATGTTGCAAATGATCAGCGTAAAGTGATCTATGAACAGCGTAATGAGCTCCTAGAAGACGGTGACATGGGCGAAACGATAGCCGCAATTCGCAATGATGTGGTTAACGATATTATCAGCGAATATATTCCACCTGAGTCATTGGAAGAGATGTGGGATGTACCCGGTTTAGAAGAGCGTTTAAGAGCCGATTTTCAAGTCGAATTGCCTTTGCAACAATGGCTTGATGAAGACGACAAGCTGTTTGAAGAAAAACTGCGCGAAAAAATTCACGCTGAGATAGATGCAGCTTACCAAGCCAAAGTTGACATGGTTGGTGAAGATGTGATGCGTCAGTTCGAAAAAGCTGTCATGTTGCAGAGTTTAGACAACCATTGGAAAGAGCATCTTGCGGCGATGGATTATTTGCGTCAGGGTATTCATTTACGTGGTTATGCGCAAAAGAATCCAAAGCAAGAATACAAACGCGAGTCTTTTGAGTTATTTGCAGCCATGCTTGACAACCTTAAAGCAGAAGTCATTAGTCTGCTGTCTAAAGTAAAAGTACAAGCTCAAGAAGATGTGGATGCAGTCGAACGTCAGCGTGCAGAACAAGCTGCAAAAGCGACCAAAACCAATGAGGATAACCAGCCGGCGGGCACTGTCAGAGTCGGTAATCGCACAGAGCCTAAAGTAGGTCGAAATGAACCTTGTCCTTGTGGCTCAGGCAAAAAGTACAAGCAATGTTGCGGTAAACTTTAA
- a CDS encoding aspartoacylase, protein MPSISSVAIVGGTHGNELTGIHLINNLAGGIHSLPDSLDYSFLIANPDAVAANTRFIDVDLNRQFALDNLAYQANSLYELNLAQTINRKIGPKDNPRTDLVIDIHNTTSNMGATLIVLESNDFYRNMAAYLKQQMPSAHILVEDEVSYLEHPYLCTCGRYGIMLELGAQPQGVCRADVYAQSVEMLGHILEYIVLYNREAVPEFGGFEAYRLLEVMHFPLSEEEKILGLVHPNIQDRDFAVLEPGQPMFLMFDGSCINYDGEQSVYPHFINEAAYKASAVAFATADKFIW, encoded by the coding sequence ATGCCCTCAATTTCTTCTGTCGCAATAGTAGGCGGCACTCATGGTAACGAGCTTACCGGAATACATCTCATCAATAACTTAGCTGGGGGCATTCACAGTTTGCCTGATTCTTTGGATTATAGTTTCCTGATTGCAAACCCCGATGCTGTTGCTGCCAATACTCGTTTTATAGACGTAGATTTAAATCGTCAATTTGCATTGGATAACTTAGCTTACCAAGCAAACTCTCTATATGAGCTTAACCTTGCCCAAACCATCAATCGTAAAATTGGGCCGAAAGATAACCCTCGCACCGATTTAGTCATCGATATCCACAATACTACCTCCAATATGGGGGCCACGTTGATCGTCCTAGAATCGAATGATTTTTATCGCAATATGGCAGCCTACCTGAAACAACAGATGCCAAGTGCTCACATTCTTGTTGAAGACGAAGTCAGTTACTTAGAACATCCTTACCTTTGCACGTGTGGGAGATACGGCATTATGCTCGAACTCGGAGCTCAACCTCAAGGCGTATGTAGAGCCGATGTCTATGCCCAAAGTGTTGAGATGCTTGGTCACATTCTTGAATATATTGTCTTGTACAATCGCGAAGCAGTACCAGAGTTTGGCGGTTTTGAAGCCTATAGGCTTCTCGAAGTGATGCATTTTCCATTGTCGGAAGAAGAAAAAATACTAGGCCTTGTTCATCCAAACATCCAAGATCGTGACTTTGCTGTTCTAGAACCAGGTCAACCTATGTTTTTAATGTTTGATGGAAGTTGTATTAATTACGACGGCGAGCAGAGCGTTTATCCTCATTTCATTAATGAAGCTGCTTATAAAGCAAGCGCAGTGGCCTTTGCCACCGCCGATAAATTTATTTGGTAA
- a CDS encoding A24 family peptidase, with amino-acid sequence MNIFESIAFTFTTYPLAFLVTVCLLGLLVGSFLNVVIYRLPIMMQREWQSEFIHYFAPKERPDPPGGIALSDKFNLAHPRSACPNCKRLITATENIPIVSYLLKKGRCQHCDHSIPKRYPIIEGMSALLSLWCALHYGPTLQCAVMLIATWTLISAVCIDLDHMLLPDQLTLPLLWMGLLSATQNWFVSLEDAVWGAVIGYLILWIIYWGFKLLTGKEGMGYGDFKLLAALGAFVGWQHLVLIILLSSVVALAVALIAQVFPNQKQPDPSLPKGAFPFGPFLGIAGWITILYGETIVTWYFAWMGIA; translated from the coding sequence ATGAATATCTTTGAATCCATCGCTTTCACCTTTACTACCTACCCACTTGCATTCTTAGTAACGGTTTGTTTGTTAGGTTTATTAGTCGGTAGCTTTTTAAACGTGGTGATCTATCGATTACCCATTATGATGCAACGCGAATGGCAATCTGAATTCATTCATTATTTTGCTCCAAAAGAACGACCAGACCCTCCCGGAGGTATTGCCTTAAGTGACAAATTTAATCTTGCTCACCCACGTTCAGCATGTCCTAATTGTAAGCGCTTGATTACGGCGACAGAAAACATCCCGATTGTATCTTACCTGCTCAAAAAAGGGCGCTGTCAACATTGTGATCACTCTATCCCTAAACGCTACCCGATAATTGAGGGAATGTCCGCCTTGCTTTCATTATGGTGTGCTTTGCATTATGGACCAACACTACAATGTGCCGTTATGCTGATCGCCACTTGGACATTAATCAGCGCAGTATGTATAGATTTGGACCACATGTTATTGCCTGACCAACTAACCTTACCTTTGTTGTGGATGGGATTATTAAGCGCAACCCAAAACTGGTTTGTGTCGTTAGAGGATGCCGTATGGGGAGCCGTTATTGGGTATCTCATACTGTGGATTATTTATTGGGGATTTAAGCTTCTCACGGGCAAAGAAGGCATGGGCTATGGTGATTTTAAGTTACTAGCCGCATTAGGAGCTTTTGTTGGATGGCAACATTTAGTCCTCATCATTTTATTATCATCTGTGGTTGCCCTAGCCGTTGCTTTGATCGCACAAGTTTTCCCGAATCAAAAACAACCTGATCCATCTCTTCCCAAGGGCGCATTTCCCTTCGGTCCTTTTTTGGGCATTGCCGGCTGGATTACTATTCTTTATGGTGAAACGATTGTTACCTGGTATTTTGCATGGATGGGGATAGCCTAA